One stretch of Pseudovibrio brasiliensis DNA includes these proteins:
- a CDS encoding non-ribosomal peptide synthetase: MGEFSLSNVVSIRTTEHENIVTRIEQVARIQANKTALVGQAAALSYGDMVSSANRLAGLLQSKGIGPEVAVGVRIPRGPDAIIAFLAILKAGGVYVPLDSKLPHKRLEFMVQDSEAAVLLCTDETEAFVKDLAATISHSPKIVNYSRADHSTPAPFEDQVIRPDQLAYIIYTSGSTGQPKGVMVEHRGLHNLAEEQARFFELHENARVLQFASLGFDASISEILVTLCSGAELHFAPNDTLLAGDALREIVRERAISHLTLPPSLVSRMNPTDYPSLETLVVAGEAMPWAIVERWSDHVNLINAYGPTENTVCASLHRCSIKATSSSTVPIGNPIANVDAYVLDADLKQVRDGDDGALWLGGLALARGYKNRPDLTNEMFRSVPGIAAERLYNTGDRVRRLADGSLEFLGRLDAQVKVRGHRIELQEIEKNLSALEGVEHAHVVVSSSRPKDHEIIAYFTVGTGKTNPGIQQLKTKLRAFLPDYMMPNAFVRLNEFPLTVNGKVDSKALPAPDRSARGGSSQELPRTNTEQSLAGFWKEVLGVNPVFCDDTLQTLGGSSLDAVQFLTRCREEYGNILSLKDVFTGKTLCELAEIIQAREGLEKPEKTLNAYSFESDTFPVSHQQNGVCLLEKLTPDSLAYNAQCLIRIEGDIDVSALQSALDLIVQRHEIFRSTFHEDATGKAYQRVHGPVPARLDQVELDAPMDSPDLWQAVDDEVSKSFDTSQLPLARWVLFKLNDETSALLHIEHHLVHDGWSANIFLSEFLEAYGAFAHGEQVILPPVPAQYRHYVGWQQSTDAERTYEKQLAYWKEQLSEASFTLALPTDAPRPETMSFKGKQSRLELKGTLLQKLNEFCDKSGHTDYTVLLGVFHLLLSRYTGQKDLLTGSAVANRKTSASEHMLGMFVNSVAIRSDLSKNPIFTEYLEHLRSTLSNAYENEEVPFERVVRELQPERDLSRNPIFQVGFSYHNSKIPKLSRDDLSLSLYEAYSNNSAKFDIEVVILPRSSTEKDTPALTLLWNYATDLFQLETIERIQANFFALLENCLSEPECSVEDFSSVCLSEREQLLAMGAPAQPTSEIVPVLVPYRIEQLARSQPTSPAILHGETSLSYSDLNHQASLLAMQLRTLGVRKEKLVGVCMERSTDLIVALLAIWKAGGAYLPIDPSLPEARKAFIIEDSAPDVILCSHASHHSFKSLMVHGTLHIFETLAHAAEGAAADVSTLEPVSGQDLAYVIYTSGSTGQPKGVQIEHQQIARLIDTCEPCFQFSSSDVWSFFHSYAFDFSVWEIWGALSTGGSVAIVPEGIRHDPAQFYAMCCDQGVTILSQTPSAFRSFMLAQADTRRPHTIRTVVFGGEALSPSMLSDWFAHPYNTDCKVVNMYGITETTVHVTYAELTPENIDSYSDGSPIGRQLDDLSLYLLDEHRELVPFGAVGELYVGGAGVARGYLNRPDLNAERFIESPFSAKDRLYKTGDLARYVADGTMLYLGRNDSQVKVRGYRIELGEIEAALATHEALQHVVVTCQNQATSDAMLVAYYVSTSANADLNSSSLQSFAAGLLPAYMVPAAFIELDALPLTANGKLDRKALDKHKATSTKNRAFESPEGEHEELLANVWADILQLEKVSRLDSFFELGGHSLLAARVQAAMRAKGLLLAAVDVLRWPTLKDLAQRIQPVEPKSLKSNSSESSPAMSLSGLSQTQIKHLASSLPGGFENVEDIYPLTPLQEGIYFHHQLSEEGDPYLLWSLMTFETPQALQDYTVALQEVMDRHDILRTVFVSEGLEKPLQVVLKNVNLKTVELDADALKGSGDIAERLQAHFAPRTTKVDLQEPSLLRVYTCYDTDNDRWLLLKLFHHIIDDNTSLKQLNAEVKAFMVGDGNRLETPAQFKEYVAFQQEESTKGDARNFFSELFRGLEAPNTPLGLGVDHVHGSDLDTDTTHTDTALTSGLREVASQLGVSTASIFHFVWALVMAKCSGQEDVCFATVLLGRLQGLENAERILGPFINTLPLRVNLTDQDWKSALLAVHQTLLDLMDHEYASLADAIEASGVDRTTPLISSLVNFRHAQLMSDGSQGSSHRDLPGANYIAGHYGTSYPFNLTVDDFGTSFKVQAQAPHGSFASSLLHMTLGCLQRLIQVHSKAEQTPAHQLVQLDTDQTSKLLEFAEGAEFEEASTTLHSAFEAVAVDHGTQVALVGEGAQLTYGQLNSQANQLARYLVAQGVSSQSRVAVCLQNSANAVVGLLAILKAGGAYIPIDPTYPSERISYLIEDSTPVLVLCDAASISELREITPPAKLVNVGQQEPPWQSLDDENLNAPVSSEDTAYVIYTSGTTGKPKGVVVPHKGPANLMAWFLQEGTFTLEDKVLLSTSLTFDISVVEVFASLSCGATVVIADRARLLEGNYLVELIAEQQVTVCQFVPSLLDFFLSCENVSACTSLRSILCGGEAFPSRLAERCFKALGSIHLQNLYGPTEASVYCTRLELDYCAEYPPVVPIGQPIAGMKMYILDRHLDLVPVGVAGDLYVAGPGVAKGYLNRPELTVERFIPSPFKAGERLYQTGDVGRYLEDGTIEYLGRDDFQIKVRGYRIEPGEIEHALSQFDGILNAVVVAHADQAGSSQLVAYVCMQQNAAELDTTAMRGALANQLPDYMVPALYVQLDDLPLTSNGKIDRSQLPTPTAHSIESVRNYVAPETPLEEELARIWAEVLQLDGVGIRDNFFEIGGHSLRATRITARMQDALGVEVPLRIFFERPTIEQTLDYIFEELEAAEEFS; encoded by the coding sequence ATGGGTGAGTTTAGTCTTTCCAACGTAGTTTCAATACGCACAACGGAGCACGAGAATATCGTGACCCGAATAGAGCAAGTTGCAAGGATCCAGGCCAATAAAACGGCTTTGGTTGGACAAGCAGCAGCGCTCAGTTATGGCGACATGGTCTCTTCTGCAAACCGGCTTGCTGGCCTGTTGCAATCTAAAGGGATAGGGCCGGAAGTTGCTGTTGGAGTGCGTATCCCTCGCGGCCCTGACGCAATCATCGCCTTTCTCGCTATTCTTAAAGCAGGCGGTGTTTATGTCCCACTGGACAGCAAACTCCCTCACAAACGTCTTGAGTTCATGGTTCAGGACAGTGAAGCCGCCGTTCTGCTCTGCACTGATGAGACAGAAGCTTTCGTTAAGGACCTAGCTGCCACTATTTCGCACTCACCCAAGATCGTAAACTATTCCAGAGCAGACCATTCAACACCTGCTCCCTTCGAGGATCAGGTGATTAGACCAGATCAGCTCGCCTATATCATCTACACGTCGGGCTCCACCGGTCAGCCCAAGGGTGTGATGGTTGAGCATCGCGGATTGCACAATCTAGCTGAAGAACAAGCTCGTTTTTTTGAGTTACACGAGAATGCACGAGTACTGCAGTTCGCATCCCTGGGCTTCGACGCATCCATATCTGAAATTCTGGTCACTTTGTGTAGTGGGGCAGAATTACATTTCGCCCCCAATGACACGTTGCTTGCCGGAGATGCGCTAAGGGAAATTGTTCGTGAGAGAGCGATTTCTCATCTGACGCTGCCACCGTCGCTCGTCAGTCGGATGAACCCAACAGACTACCCAAGTTTAGAGACATTGGTGGTCGCTGGCGAAGCAATGCCGTGGGCAATCGTGGAGCGATGGTCTGATCATGTTAATCTGATAAATGCTTATGGTCCCACCGAAAACACAGTTTGCGCAAGCCTGCATAGATGCAGTATCAAAGCCACTTCATCCAGCACGGTTCCAATCGGCAATCCAATTGCGAATGTAGATGCCTATGTTCTGGATGCAGACCTAAAACAAGTACGAGATGGTGATGACGGGGCTCTCTGGCTGGGAGGCCTTGCACTGGCACGTGGGTACAAAAACCGCCCGGATCTCACCAATGAAATGTTCCGCTCCGTTCCTGGGATTGCAGCTGAAAGGCTTTATAACACCGGAGACCGGGTCCGCCGACTTGCAGATGGTTCATTAGAATTCCTTGGTCGTTTGGATGCCCAAGTCAAAGTACGAGGCCATCGGATAGAACTTCAGGAAATAGAGAAAAACCTCTCTGCTCTTGAAGGCGTTGAACATGCTCATGTGGTCGTCTCGTCATCGCGGCCAAAAGATCATGAAATCATTGCTTACTTCACTGTTGGCACTGGCAAAACCAACCCTGGCATTCAACAGTTAAAGACCAAACTCCGCGCATTTTTACCTGACTACATGATGCCAAACGCATTTGTGCGTCTTAATGAGTTTCCGTTAACAGTCAACGGAAAGGTAGATAGCAAGGCACTTCCTGCGCCGGACAGGAGTGCACGCGGCGGGTCTTCCCAAGAGCTGCCACGAACAAACACAGAGCAGTCACTCGCAGGCTTTTGGAAAGAAGTGTTGGGTGTAAATCCCGTCTTTTGTGACGACACGCTGCAAACTCTCGGTGGCTCCTCACTGGATGCCGTTCAGTTTCTCACGCGATGCCGGGAAGAATACGGCAACATTCTCTCATTAAAAGATGTGTTCACGGGCAAAACACTCTGTGAACTGGCAGAGATCATCCAAGCAAGAGAGGGTTTAGAAAAACCAGAAAAAACCCTGAATGCCTACAGCTTTGAAAGTGACACATTCCCTGTTTCACATCAGCAAAACGGGGTGTGCTTGCTGGAGAAGCTCACACCGGACTCTCTTGCCTACAACGCTCAATGCCTGATCCGTATTGAGGGAGATATCGATGTATCGGCCCTGCAGAGCGCTCTGGACCTGATTGTTCAGCGACATGAGATTTTTCGCAGCACATTTCATGAGGACGCAACAGGCAAAGCCTACCAAAGAGTTCATGGTCCCGTCCCTGCCCGCTTGGATCAGGTTGAGTTGGATGCTCCGATGGATAGTCCGGATCTCTGGCAAGCTGTAGACGATGAAGTTTCCAAGTCTTTCGATACCAGTCAATTGCCACTCGCTCGCTGGGTTCTGTTCAAGTTAAACGACGAGACATCAGCTCTCTTACACATAGAACATCACCTTGTTCATGATGGCTGGAGCGCGAACATTTTCCTCTCAGAGTTTCTGGAGGCTTATGGTGCCTTTGCACATGGAGAGCAGGTCATTCTGCCTCCCGTTCCAGCTCAATATCGCCATTATGTAGGATGGCAACAAAGTACCGATGCAGAACGTACCTATGAAAAGCAACTTGCTTATTGGAAAGAACAACTTTCAGAGGCTAGCTTCACTCTTGCTCTTCCAACAGATGCCCCGCGCCCTGAAACAATGTCTTTTAAAGGCAAACAGTCGCGTTTGGAACTCAAAGGGACGCTCCTCCAAAAACTAAACGAGTTCTGCGACAAGAGCGGTCACACTGACTACACCGTGTTGTTGGGGGTCTTCCACCTCCTGCTCTCACGCTATACGGGACAGAAGGATCTGCTTACGGGCAGTGCGGTTGCCAACCGAAAAACAAGCGCTTCAGAGCATATGTTGGGTATGTTCGTGAACAGTGTCGCCATACGGTCTGATCTTTCCAAAAACCCAATTTTTACTGAATACCTTGAGCATTTAAGAAGCACCCTGTCCAACGCTTATGAGAATGAAGAAGTTCCGTTCGAACGCGTCGTACGCGAGTTGCAGCCAGAGCGAGACCTCTCAAGAAACCCCATCTTCCAAGTCGGATTTAGCTATCATAACTCAAAGATTCCAAAGCTCTCACGGGATGATCTGAGCCTCTCACTCTACGAGGCCTACAGCAACAACTCTGCAAAGTTCGACATCGAAGTCGTCATACTGCCGCGCTCATCAACTGAGAAAGATACACCAGCCCTCACTCTGTTGTGGAATTATGCAACGGACCTGTTTCAGCTCGAAACAATTGAACGCATACAGGCCAACTTTTTTGCATTATTGGAGAACTGCCTATCTGAGCCTGAGTGTTCCGTTGAGGATTTCAGTTCTGTTTGCTTAAGTGAGCGAGAGCAACTGCTTGCGATGGGAGCACCAGCTCAACCGACTTCAGAAATCGTGCCGGTTCTTGTTCCATACAGGATTGAGCAACTGGCTAGATCCCAACCAACATCTCCGGCAATCCTTCACGGAGAAACGTCCCTCTCCTACAGCGACCTGAATCATCAAGCTTCGCTTCTGGCGATGCAACTTCGTACGCTCGGTGTGAGAAAGGAAAAGCTTGTTGGCGTTTGTATGGAACGCAGCACAGATCTTATTGTAGCTTTGCTGGCCATATGGAAAGCAGGTGGTGCTTATCTTCCTATTGATCCTTCACTGCCAGAAGCAAGGAAGGCGTTTATCATTGAGGATAGCGCACCTGATGTAATCTTGTGCTCTCATGCATCACACCACTCATTCAAGAGTTTGATGGTGCATGGCACGCTTCACATTTTTGAGACGCTTGCGCATGCTGCTGAAGGAGCAGCCGCAGATGTGAGCACACTTGAACCAGTCAGCGGACAGGATCTCGCCTATGTCATCTACACGTCAGGCTCCACCGGGCAGCCTAAAGGTGTACAAATCGAACATCAGCAAATTGCCCGGTTGATAGACACATGTGAGCCCTGCTTCCAGTTTTCATCATCTGATGTCTGGTCCTTCTTCCACTCCTACGCCTTCGACTTCTCTGTTTGGGAAATATGGGGCGCGCTTTCTACCGGTGGCTCCGTCGCAATTGTGCCGGAAGGCATCCGGCATGATCCTGCACAATTCTATGCCATGTGCTGTGATCAAGGCGTAACCATTCTCAGCCAAACACCCTCTGCTTTCCGCAGTTTCATGTTGGCACAAGCAGACACACGTAGACCTCACACCATCAGAACCGTTGTATTTGGAGGTGAGGCTCTATCCCCGTCGATGCTCTCTGACTGGTTCGCTCATCCTTACAACACAGATTGCAAGGTGGTGAACATGTACGGCATTACGGAGACCACTGTTCACGTCACTTACGCAGAGCTAACACCCGAGAACATTGATAGTTATTCAGATGGAAGCCCGATTGGTCGTCAGCTCGATGATTTAAGCCTCTATCTGCTGGACGAGCACCGTGAGCTCGTGCCCTTTGGTGCGGTTGGTGAACTCTATGTGGGTGGTGCGGGTGTTGCTCGCGGCTACCTAAATCGCCCGGATTTAAATGCAGAACGCTTCATCGAAAGCCCATTCTCAGCAAAGGACCGCCTTTATAAAACAGGCGATCTGGCGAGATATGTAGCTGATGGTACCATGCTCTATCTGGGTCGCAACGATAGTCAGGTTAAAGTTCGCGGATACAGGATTGAGCTGGGTGAGATTGAAGCTGCTCTTGCAACGCATGAGGCCCTTCAACATGTGGTCGTGACATGCCAAAACCAAGCGACCAGCGATGCGATGCTGGTGGCCTACTATGTCTCAACCTCCGCAAATGCTGACCTGAACAGTTCTTCATTGCAGTCCTTTGCAGCTGGTCTTCTACCGGCCTACATGGTGCCCGCAGCATTTATTGAACTAGATGCGCTTCCGTTAACCGCCAACGGCAAATTGGACCGGAAAGCACTCGACAAACACAAGGCAACCTCCACCAAGAACAGAGCCTTTGAGAGCCCTGAAGGGGAGCATGAAGAACTGCTCGCGAACGTATGGGCAGATATTCTTCAGTTAGAAAAAGTAAGCCGCCTCGATAGCTTTTTTGAACTTGGAGGCCATTCACTTCTGGCAGCTCGGGTTCAAGCTGCCATGCGGGCAAAAGGACTTCTGCTGGCTGCGGTGGATGTCCTGCGATGGCCAACACTGAAAGATTTGGCACAACGCATTCAGCCTGTTGAACCGAAGAGTTTGAAATCCAATTCCTCTGAGAGCAGCCCTGCGATGTCACTCTCCGGCCTTTCGCAAACGCAGATCAAGCATCTTGCGTCGTCACTGCCTGGTGGTTTTGAAAACGTAGAAGACATCTATCCCCTCACGCCCCTGCAGGAAGGCATTTACTTCCATCATCAGCTCTCGGAGGAAGGAGATCCTTATCTGCTCTGGAGCCTGATGACGTTTGAGACTCCCCAAGCCTTGCAGGACTACACAGTAGCCTTGCAAGAAGTGATGGATCGCCACGACATTCTAAGAACTGTATTTGTCTCTGAAGGGTTAGAAAAGCCGCTGCAGGTGGTATTAAAAAACGTCAACCTGAAGACCGTTGAGCTGGATGCTGACGCTCTTAAAGGGTCCGGAGATATTGCAGAAAGGCTGCAGGCGCATTTTGCCCCGCGCACCACGAAAGTTGATTTGCAAGAACCATCTCTTCTGCGGGTTTATACTTGCTACGACACCGATAATGACCGCTGGTTACTCCTCAAGCTTTTCCACCACATCATTGACGACAACACATCCCTCAAGCAGCTCAATGCTGAGGTCAAAGCTTTCATGGTGGGGGATGGCAACCGACTGGAAACACCAGCACAGTTCAAGGAATATGTCGCCTTTCAGCAAGAAGAGAGCACGAAAGGAGACGCACGCAACTTCTTCAGTGAGCTGTTCAGAGGTCTTGAGGCTCCCAACACGCCTCTCGGTCTCGGTGTTGATCATGTTCATGGCTCTGATCTTGATACAGACACAACCCATACGGATACCGCGCTGACATCGGGTCTGAGAGAGGTTGCCAGTCAGCTAGGCGTGAGCACTGCATCGATTTTTCACTTCGTTTGGGCACTGGTCATGGCAAAATGCTCCGGGCAGGAAGACGTTTGCTTTGCCACTGTGCTTCTTGGCCGATTACAGGGGCTTGAGAATGCCGAGCGGATTTTGGGGCCGTTCATTAATACCCTACCCCTGCGTGTCAATCTGACTGATCAGGACTGGAAGAGCGCCCTTCTTGCCGTCCACCAGACACTTCTTGATCTGATGGATCATGAGTATGCGTCGCTTGCAGATGCAATTGAGGCCAGTGGGGTCGATCGCACAACACCGCTGATCTCTTCACTGGTGAACTTCCGTCACGCCCAGCTCATGTCCGATGGCTCACAAGGTTCCTCTCACCGTGACTTGCCGGGCGCTAACTACATCGCGGGTCATTATGGTACGAGCTACCCCTTCAACCTGACCGTTGATGACTTCGGCACATCCTTCAAAGTCCAAGCCCAAGCCCCACATGGCAGTTTTGCTTCTTCGCTATTGCATATGACGCTTGGCTGCTTGCAGCGCCTCATTCAGGTGCATTCAAAGGCAGAACAGACGCCTGCACATCAACTGGTACAGTTGGATACAGACCAGACAAGCAAACTCCTTGAATTTGCAGAGGGCGCGGAGTTTGAAGAGGCTTCAACTACACTCCATAGCGCATTTGAAGCTGTAGCCGTAGATCATGGAACGCAAGTTGCGTTGGTCGGCGAAGGAGCGCAACTCACATACGGACAACTGAACAGTCAGGCTAATCAGCTTGCCAGATATTTAGTTGCTCAAGGTGTTTCCAGCCAAAGTCGCGTTGCGGTGTGTTTGCAAAATTCGGCAAATGCTGTTGTCGGGCTGCTTGCCATCCTAAAAGCTGGCGGGGCCTACATTCCAATCGATCCCACTTATCCATCAGAGCGGATTTCGTATCTGATTGAAGACAGTACCCCTGTTCTGGTGCTTTGCGACGCTGCAAGCATTTCTGAACTGAGAGAAATTACTCCTCCGGCAAAGCTGGTCAATGTGGGACAGCAGGAACCGCCCTGGCAAAGTCTCGACGATGAGAACCTCAATGCACCAGTCTCCAGTGAAGACACTGCCTATGTGATTTATACCTCCGGCACCACAGGCAAACCAAAAGGTGTTGTGGTACCCCATAAAGGCCCTGCTAACCTCATGGCTTGGTTCCTGCAAGAAGGCACCTTCACTCTAGAAGACAAAGTTCTACTGTCGACGTCTCTCACCTTTGACATTTCAGTGGTGGAAGTGTTTGCCAGCCTTTCATGTGGGGCAACTGTTGTTATCGCAGATCGGGCGCGCTTGCTTGAAGGCAATTATCTGGTTGAGCTGATAGCGGAACAACAGGTCACTGTTTGTCAGTTTGTCCCTTCATTGCTGGACTTTTTCCTTTCCTGTGAAAACGTCAGCGCCTGCACAAGCTTGCGATCAATCCTTTGCGGAGGCGAAGCATTCCCCTCTCGGCTTGCGGAACGCTGTTTCAAGGCTCTTGGGTCAATACACTTACAAAACCTTTATGGGCCCACAGAAGCAAGTGTCTACTGCACCAGGCTAGAGTTGGATTACTGCGCTGAGTATCCGCCTGTTGTTCCTATAGGGCAGCCCATCGCAGGTATGAAAATGTACATTCTGGATCGCCATCTGGACCTTGTTCCTGTTGGTGTTGCAGGCGATCTCTATGTGGCTGGTCCCGGTGTTGCCAAGGGGTATCTGAATCGTCCTGAACTCACAGTGGAGCGCTTTATTCCGAGCCCATTTAAGGCTGGGGAACGGCTCTATCAAACCGGAGATGTGGGGCGCTATCTGGAAGACGGCACAATTGAGTATCTGGGCAGAGACGACTTCCAGATCAAAGTGCGTGGTTATCGCATTGAGCCGGGCGAAATTGAACACGCGCTATCTCAATTTGATGGTATCTTGAATGCTGTTGTGGTCGCTCATGCAGATCAGGCAGGGTCTTCTCAACTGGTTGCGTATGTCTGCATGCAGCAAAATGCAGCGGAACTCGACACGACTGCTATGCGCGGTGCCCTGGCCAACCAGCTGCCGGACTATATGGTCCCAGCGCTTTATGTGCAGCTGGATGATTTGCCCTTAACATCAAACGGCAAAATTGACCGCAGCCAGCTTCCCACACCAACCGCACACAGCATTGAGTCGGTTCGCAACTACGTGGCGCCTGAGACGCCATTGGAAGAGGAACTTGCGCGTATCTGGGCTGAGGTCTTGCAACTGGACGGTGTCGGCATCCGCGACAACTTCTTTGAAATTGGCGGACATTCCCTCCGAGCCACACGCATTACGGCTCGCATGCAAGACGCATTGGGGGTGGAGGTGCCTCTTCGCATCTTCTTTGAGCGTCCCACCATTGAGCAAACCCTCGACTACATTTTTGAAGAGCTGGAAGCAGCCGAAGAATTTTCCTGA
- a CDS encoding MFS transporter has protein sequence MSETRGRETFLRQFRMLPKSAKTILIGTFCARFASFMIWPFFAVLMARRFGTSIAELGVIFSISAFAAILTSPISGVVADKLNRRVIMLLSTLAIMGLYCVLALWSSEPLYFAVIIVMSVANGALEPLLRSALGDCAAKEEDRPLLFHLRYYLVNIAGALGPLCGVWFASNNSNLAFLAGAIAYAILAACVLASVTRTIVATNREEEVPIPRLLKVALTDRLFMTLFVSNFFLVILYAQMDEPLTFFLLFLETANINGIIASINVTNTSVVLIVHLFLMKWLITLEEHKAVLVAFFFLMLGLLVVAFNKAEIMELWLVAIALATLAEIIAMPLFATVVDRMAPVRLRNSYMGLYMLSNAGAAAVPFIAALVIERFGGGPLFLTSAMLCIPVAYMSFRLLSATEIKEKVAEEVA, from the coding sequence ATGTCTGAAACTCGTGGGCGGGAAACGTTTCTGCGTCAATTCCGGATGCTTCCGAAGTCTGCGAAAACAATCCTGATCGGTACTTTTTGTGCGCGCTTTGCTTCTTTCATGATCTGGCCCTTCTTCGCAGTGCTCATGGCACGGCGCTTTGGAACCTCTATTGCTGAGCTCGGGGTGATTTTTTCCATATCGGCATTTGCAGCAATTTTAACATCGCCAATAAGCGGAGTTGTCGCCGACAAACTGAACCGCCGCGTAATCATGCTGCTGAGCACGCTGGCAATCATGGGGCTCTATTGCGTACTTGCGCTCTGGAGCAGCGAACCGCTTTATTTTGCAGTCATCATCGTGATGTCTGTTGCAAATGGAGCCTTGGAGCCGCTTTTACGTTCTGCCTTGGGAGACTGTGCAGCAAAAGAAGAGGACCGCCCGCTGCTGTTCCACTTGCGGTACTATCTGGTCAATATCGCAGGAGCGTTGGGGCCTCTCTGCGGAGTGTGGTTTGCTAGTAATAACTCAAACCTAGCTTTTCTTGCTGGTGCAATAGCTTACGCCATCTTAGCTGCTTGTGTTCTAGCCAGCGTTACGCGGACTATCGTTGCAACAAACAGAGAAGAAGAAGTCCCGATTCCGAGGTTGTTGAAGGTAGCTTTAACGGACCGTCTTTTCATGACACTGTTTGTGTCCAACTTCTTTCTCGTCATCCTGTATGCCCAAATGGATGAGCCTCTCACGTTCTTCCTGTTGTTCCTTGAGACGGCAAACATCAATGGGATCATTGCGTCGATAAATGTGACCAACACAAGCGTTGTTCTGATCGTCCACCTGTTCTTGATGAAATGGCTTATCACGCTTGAAGAGCACAAAGCTGTTTTAGTTGCGTTCTTCTTCCTGATGCTCGGACTATTGGTTGTGGCCTTCAATAAGGCTGAGATAATGGAACTATGGCTTGTTGCGATCGCTCTGGCGACACTCGCAGAAATCATCGCCATGCCTTTGTTCGCCACTGTGGTTGACCGTATGGCGCCAGTTCGTCTGAGAAACAGCTACATGGGGCTCTACATGCTGTCCAATGCGGGAGCCGCAGCCGTTCCTTTTATTGCTGCACTCGTGATTGAACGCTTCGGCGGCGGACCATTGTTTCTGACCTCTGCGATGCTGTGTATACCCGTGGCTTACATGAGCTTCAGGCTGCTAAGCGCAACTGAAATCAAAGAAAAAGTTGCTGAGGAGGTCGCATGA
- a CDS encoding GSCFA domain-containing protein — translation MNPYSSLPPNRFWRPSVAEKDYFSISEVWKPKFQISKDATIITAGSCFSQNMGKELQRRGMNWLNAETAPDEFSAKEARELNYGVFSFRTGNIYTARLLLQWLKWAFEETSPSKEVWNDGERYFDPFRPNITPIGFDSPQAMWASREVTLEAIRQAVSSADVFVFTMGLTEAWLNTATDVVYPMCPGTVQGRFDERLHKAHNFTFNEIYSDFQECIDLLSRYNPHLRLVFTVSPVPVTATFTQHHVLTASTYTKSVLRAVAGQLEASNKNVEYFPSYELVASPPMNGVFYNPNKRTITPTGVRFVMNHFFNSIYLRDQRQQKTAEEDTRSSLPFEDIICEEELLDYYK, via the coding sequence ATGAACCCATACAGTTCTTTACCTCCTAATAGATTTTGGCGCCCTTCCGTTGCTGAAAAAGACTATTTTTCAATCTCTGAGGTTTGGAAACCAAAGTTTCAGATCTCCAAAGATGCTACGATCATTACCGCTGGTTCTTGTTTCTCTCAGAACATGGGCAAAGAACTACAGCGCAGAGGAATGAACTGGCTAAATGCTGAAACAGCACCAGACGAGTTCAGTGCAAAAGAAGCGCGTGAGCTGAATTATGGTGTTTTTTCATTCCGGACAGGGAACATCTACACCGCACGTTTACTGCTGCAATGGCTAAAGTGGGCGTTTGAGGAAACCTCGCCCTCTAAGGAAGTTTGGAATGATGGAGAACGCTATTTTGATCCGTTTCGGCCCAATATAACGCCAATTGGTTTCGATAGCCCGCAAGCAATGTGGGCATCGCGTGAGGTTACGTTAGAAGCAATCCGCCAAGCCGTTTCTTCCGCTGATGTATTCGTGTTCACCATGGGGCTGACTGAGGCCTGGTTAAACACTGCAACGGATGTGGTTTATCCGATGTGTCCCGGAACCGTGCAAGGCCGGTTCGACGAACGTTTGCATAAGGCACATAATTTCACGTTCAACGAGATCTACTCCGACTTTCAGGAGTGCATTGATCTTTTGAGCAGATACAATCCGCATTTGCGTCTGGTTTTTACAGTTTCGCCTGTTCCAGTCACAGCGACCTTCACGCAGCATCATGTTCTGACAGCCTCTACTTACACCAAGTCAGTTTTGCGCGCTGTCGCTGGTCAGTTGGAAGCAAGCAATAAAAACGTTGAGTACTTTCCATCCTATGAGTTGGTTGCATCTCCTCCCATGAATGGCGTGTTCTACAATCCAAACAAGCGCACAATCACGCCAACTGGGGTGCGTTTTGTAATGAACCATTTCTTTAACAGCATTTATCTCAGGGATCAGAGGCAACAAAAAACTGCTGAAGAAGACACCCGATCATCGCTGCCGTTTGAGGATATCATCTGTGAAGAAGAACTGCTCGACTACTACAAATGA